Part of the Zingiber officinale cultivar Zhangliang chromosome 6A, Zo_v1.1, whole genome shotgun sequence genome, GTGTTGCCGCGAAATTGTAGTGTTCGTTCTTCGTACGCCTTCAGTCACCCAATAATCTCCTCAAATAGTATCGACTCAAGATCGTGAAACTGCTCAATACCGGTAATAATAGGGAAGAACTTATCAGGGACAGAATCAAGCAACTTCTTTACCAAAGAGGAATCTTCAAGCGTGGAACCAAGAGTGGAGAACTTGCTACTCATGGCGTtgagtttgccagcaaactcatcaatcgtCTCGGTCTCCTTCATCTGGAGGGCGTCAAACTCGCTCTTCAACATTTGTACGCGTGCCTTCTTCACCCGATCACTACCAAGGTACCTCGTTTTGAGGTTGTCCCAGACTTCCTTCACTGTCTTCTTTTTTGCAATCTGGAGAAGGATGTCTTCGGGGATACATTGCAAGATGTATGCACGCGCCTTTTTGTCCTTCTTTGTATCTACTTGGGCTCCTTCCACTAGCTCCACCGCCTCCCAGTCTCTCTGGGCATCAAGAATCGCCTCTGTCTTTATTGCTCACACAGTGTAATTGTGAGGGCTTAGCATCGGATAGGGAAATGACACCTCGCCGTTCTCCTTCACAGCAACTTGTGGGATGCCAGATATTTTTGTGGAATTGTGGATTCTTGGGTGTTCTATACTGCCAAAGCTCTGATATCAAATGTTGGCTTAGAACCGATGAATAGCACACCCACAGCACATAGGAATATATAAGAAGAATAGGACAAATAGAAATTTAACTTATGAAAGAAAACCTTACATCGAGATACCTTCTACACGCCTCTACGACCCTTTAAATACACCACAAATGATAAGAGCAAAGACTTCGAGATCCATAAAATAGGATTGGCTAACActagatccataaaaataggatcgGCTGAGTAATAAGaaattatcaagaaaataaatagaaaaaataaactaATGACGTGGGGACTTAACCTTATCATGTCTGGATTATTTTCTCACATGGGTATGTAGTCTTAGACGAGCAACTTCTCCTCGTGAGCATCGTAAAATGCCTCCAGGCTCACCACATTGGGATGCCACACCCTCCCGATGATACGCATTTGGCGATCGAATACCTTACCTCCCTGCGCGGCTGAAAAATGCACCGCTCTCAGCCGCTTGACGACGACGATGATCCCTTCCTTGAGGACGACCTTGTAGGTACTTCCAGAAAACCCCTTTCTGAGCACCTCTGCCAACACTTTCAAAAGGCAGTCCAGCCGCAGATCCTCCCCTCCTTTGAAGCAGATCAAccctttctccttctccttcaACTCCGTGATCTCGATCTCATCGGCACTACCCAGGGATTTCAATAGTTCTTCCTCAGCCACAAATACATACTGACAATCACCGCCACACCGATAGCGATCACAAGCAAGTTGCCGACTCCGATCGCTAAGAGAACGGTAAGCCTGACCTTTGTTAGGGATCTCGGACTGGATATGTGTTCAGAGGAGGAATTAAGGGAAGGGGACGAAACTGGAGACTTTTCAGCTAGCCGCGAGATCCCGCCGTTGCAATCAGGCAGCGGAGAATCGCAGAGGCCAGGGTTTTGATCAAAAGACGAGATCGGGAACTTCGATAACAGGTCGGCAATCTACCCCGTCAATCGGTTACCCGACACGTTGAAATCTCTAATCCTCCCAAACCGAAGTCCCTCTAACCCGCCGGTAAATCGATTGTGCTCGACTCGGAAGGAGGCCAGGAAAGGAAGCGCCGCGTCGAGGGAGCCATGAGTTGGTTGTGGGAGAGGTGGAGATGCTTCAACCTAGCGTTCCGGTAGTGGGTCAGAGCGGGGAGGGTGTCGTAGAGGGAATTGTTTTTGAGGCTGAGGACGCGGAGGTGAGGAAGTCGGAGAAGGAACGAGACATTGCCGGCGAGGGAGGCAGCGTCGAGACAGACGCTAGCGACACTGCCGCAGTAGCACGTGACGCTAGCCCAGGAGCCAGAGCAAGGATTGCGACCCTCCCACGTGTGAAGGACCCCATTGCCATCTCCGATGGATGGCCTGAAAGAGAGGAGGTCGGCATCATCATCGTCGGCGCCGACCATATTGATGACAACGAAGGTGAAATACACGAGCATCTGTGACATTGCGACATACTTAGCCAGTAAGAAGAACACTGCAGTCTCAATATATATAGAGGGACGAGTTGGCGGGAAGTGCTGTAATTGGTGGGGATTCGAAAAAGAATGAGGTTAAGAGAATAGGACACGAAGAAGATACCAAGGGGAAAAGTGCTGGGTGAGAAGGCATTTCGATGGAGTCTTTAAAGTGATTGGGGTCAAACGGAAGAGTTAAGGGACTTAAGTTGACTGATGGAGAGGTGTAGTGCAGTTTGCCAAGTAGTCCCTCCGATGGAGGTATTGGGGCGAGTAAATCGACTTTTAGCATCACGAGTGCAGTTTGCAAGGGAGCGAAGGGTTGACGTTTTCCAAATATTCTCCATTGTCCAGGGAACAAGCTAGGGATTCGGCTCAGAGCTGATGAGATTTTGGAGGTGAGTCAATGAGGATGATCAATGAGGCAGTTCGATGACAAAAGTCAATTAATTATTTAAGAGATGTTTTTCTTAATTTATTGAGGGTCATTCCAACTTATAAAGTATAATAGTTCATCTTCGATTGTTTTACATCTCACACATCTTCGAACTTTCATGTTTAGTACTCAAAATATGTTTTCAAGATCATttataaaaatatgatttttattttattttatttataaagatCCTTTTATGGAGTAAAATATAACATGAAGATTTATTCAGCGAAGTAAAATAACACGCAAATCTTATTAGCATAATCACTCATCGTGAAACAGAGTGACGTTGTACTCGACGACGGCGTCGCCGGAGGTGTCGTTGACGGAGTGCGTCCGCAGGAGTGCAAACCCCTGCGCCATCCGGAACTTTCCCCGGCCGCCGATCACGGCTAGCTCACGGTCCCCGTCCAGTATGGGATTCTGCGAGAACACGCTGAAGGAGCTGCCGTTGAATGGCCCAGCCGTGAAGCCGTAGTCCAGCCCCATCACGAACATCATAGACCGCCGAGACGTCGACATGGAGAAGCCCCGCGCGTAACCTACAACCGGCGAGTCCGCCTCGGGGCCCTCCCTCAGCGGGTCGTCGAGGACGAACAGGTTGCCGAAGGCGGCGAGCGGGCCGCCGGTGCGGCCTACGGCGGAGGCGACGAGGACGGCGCTGGGGTCGGGCCCGCCGATGGTGTCGTGGAAGAAGAAGTGGAGGTTGGTGGTGACCTTCTTGGCTTCCGTGGACTGGTGGAAGCATTGAGCCACCAAGAAGGCGAGAATAACTAGAAAGGGAGCCACTCCTCTGCCTCTACTCGCCATTGTCGTCTCCAACCCTCTCCTCTTTCTTTGATTTGCAAAAAACGGGGGCTTTTACGTGATTATATACAGGAACAAGAAGGGCACATTTGGAAAATTAATATGAGAGGGGATTTCGTGGGATTAATAAGTAGTAATTTATTAAAATGTGGATTCAATTAGGGTtgtaaaaaaaggaaaatttaatataaaaatattgaaGATTTTTCCTATTCTTGATCATTCTTGCATGTAAACAAATTATAGCTTTAGCCTGTTATGGAAACCTTATAAATATTTGAAGATAAAAATTTCTGAAGAAATTTTTTGGTTTCTTTTTTCCATTTATACGTTAAAATAATCATTGATATCATTTAAGACACATGGACTTGTTATCTGACATGGCTCGATGGTAAATGCAGAGAAATTTGCACAATAGAACCGGGGGTCGTTTCTCGACAAAAATGCTGAGGATTATCCTAAAAttagtttgatatgatcaaacaagttatatTAGGTTTTATTGTatttaactttgtgtctaagtatacaagaacttagaagcacaggacatcgagtaaaagacgcagctagcgagcacaaggttaaacacaacataactgtatttaacttttttttatatgcAACAGGACTtaggaagaaagaaaaataaatcaaacaaaatgaaacaaaaataataataatgcaaCGATCggctatatttaattattacaattatACACACAAAACAATCTCGACATGGTtaagggttcaaatcatacacaaacacacaaagccataatagttggatctaggatgtttgcaaccacagagttaatctttcttgcacatcatactattatcctgcctaaacttgtATATGAgcaatgcataatttaaccgaaaaacaatcacacagaaccagaaaacatgctctgataccacttgaaggcgttgaaatttcgttctgtttaaaattccctgtacaaaaattgtacaagtatagaacttttcctaCCAACTCGTATGTTCGAtgagacatgtgtttgatcaatcaagtaatTTCTTGACGGAttaaagcacaccttgattgaagtacaagatcgttggcctcttgtgttggtattcaaaaatgatacgaagaaaacaaaactaatcACACaacggaatcaaagaactagttgtacctttcttcatagctaaagacttcttgatcttctgtcatattcctctcctcttcttggacgtcatgtgggtgacgatctaccaagacaaaaccatctttcttctcttctcttccaaaccgccggccaccaaggagctctaggatggggcaccttctcttctccttcttcttcctcctcttcttccttttcttcctcttctccaagtcgccacccacaaggaggaagggggcgccgaccctaagcaaggaggagaaAGGGGGGGTGCCGGCCATAAGTAAGGTGGAgaaggaaggggggggggggcgtCGGCCCccagcaaggaggaggaggggagtTGTGTCGCCGACCTTAAGCAAGGGAGAGAAGGGGTGCCGACCACAAGAAGGGAACGGGCTTGaggaaaaattagaaaattaggttttaggggtcacCGTCTACTCCTTAAATCTTAAATTAGGCTTGTCGTTggtaacaaagaaataaaaataacagaattttgtttagaaaaaatctaaaccaaactatgtt contains:
- the LOC121994368 gene encoding dirigent protein 4-like, which gives rise to MASRGRGVAPFLVILAFLVAQCFHQSTEAKKVTTNLHFFFHDTIGGPDPSAVLVASAVGRTGGPLAAFGNLFVLDDPLREGPEADSPVVGYARGFSMSTSRRSMMFVMGLDYGFTAGPFNGSSFSVFSQNPILDGDRELAVIGGRGKFRMAQGFALLRTHSVNDTSGDAVVEYNVTLFHDE